The genomic DNA TCCTTGGAGGCGACAACATGCACCTGAAAGAACTTTTCGCCATAACCGCACATGCAGCCGGAAAACCAGGCCCCATGTGCAAAGTTCCACCGGCAGTTCTCTACCCAATTGCAATTATCAGTGAGCTTCTTACTAGACTAGGTCTGGTAAAAGAGCCTACCGCAACTTTAGACAGCATCCGTATGGCAAGTAAAATTATGTTCTACAGCTCTCAGAAAGCTGAAACCGAACTAGGCTATACTCATCGTCCCGCAATACTTGCTGTTGAAGATTCCATCCAATGGTTCAAAAAGAATGGAATGCTGGATTAATCGAGCCTACTTTAAGAAAAGACTCATATTTCTTTTCTTCTGCCAACTTTTAAGCTGATCAAAATGCTCTAAGAATCGGTAATAAAATTTGACGTCATTCCCCAGTGAATTCCCGTACACCCTTTTGTGAACCCCCTGAAAACCTGTCGATCTGTGATGAACACATTCCAATTGGCCAAGATACCTTACAGTGTAACCAGCCAGACGCAAGTCTAGATGGAAAGCCAGATCATCTAACTGGCTTGGTGAAAAACAGATATCAAAAGTAGGAACCTTTTCGAAACACTCACGCCTCATGAGATGACAACACCCCATTACAGTATCAACATCTCTGCGCACATCATAAAATCCGGGATCTTTACTCCAAAAAGGAATGCCGAGACTGAGACGGAATGCCCCCCCCTTCACAATAGATACATCCCTGAAAAGATATTGCAGCGATGCATCAGGATTCACAACCTTACAGCCTACCGCACCAATATTTGAGTCTTCTTCAATTGCAGTAACCAAAGCTTCCAACCAATTTGCAGGCAACGTCACATCGTCATCAAGAAAAGCCACATACTCACTCTTACGTGAAGTCATAACGTGATTCACAAGATAGTTACGTGCAGCAGGTGCCCCCATATTTATTGGCATATCTATCAATTCTATTGCAATTTGGGGATATGATTTTTGCGCACTTTTAACGACACCAAGACTTCCATCAGAGCAACCGTTAAGTAACACAATTATTTCACATTCGCCGATCGAAGATTCGCAGACACTCTTCAAAGTCATATCCAGTAAATCTGCTTTATTGTAAGAGTAGACACAAATAGAAACATCCGTACCAGCAAGCGCATCTTCACGGACAACGAACGGTTTCTCAAGCTCTCTTTTAGCCAGAGAAATAGGCATTTGAATTGGGTCCAGTTCCAGAGATTTGCCGTAAAATTCAATCGCCCTTTTGCTGTCGCCTAGTTTTTGAGAACTGCTCGCCATAAAATTATAAACGACTTCCGACCCTGCAGCGCCCAAATCGTCAGCCTTTTCCCAGCATTGCAACGCCTTTTCAGCATGCCCATTTTTAGCGTACAAAACAGCTAAACGGCAGGCAAAATCCTTTTCAAAAATTTCATGAATACTCATCGTGTCAACCCACTGATCAATATCAATACCAGCTTGAATATCTAATTCAGCAAGCATGTCTGCAACGATGACACTGCTTTTATCTTTTTCAAATTCTAAAAAAACTTCAGCATGAGCTTGAGCATATTTACCGCGTTTAACAAAATGCTCAACTTTTGCTTGCAATGAAGTATTTAGTTTTTCTTTTGTAAGCAAAAGCGACTTCGCCTTTACTTCTGGAGATGGATATAACTGATTAAATATATTCAGAATAGAAGGATTAAATGGAGCAAGTTTAACCAGCTTATTGATTAAATGAATGAAACATTTTGTTCCGTTAGCATTTGAATTAAGACCTTCGTCCGCGGCAAAGCGATTAAAATATGCTGCCCCAAGATCTTCATCCAAAACAAAATTTCGAATATGAGTAACATAGTGAAGACAAACTTCATCGAGATCCAAAAAATTTAGTTCGCTGGTAATTCCAGCTGGCAAATACTCAAAATCAGCAGTCATGACTTCTCCTGTGTAATCTACATATATCCAGTATTAAGCAAATATTCATTATTAATCAGGGCTTATTTTGGCGAACTCAAATTATTGACCGATTAGAACCTATTAGCAAATGGTGAGCCAGTTTTAATCCTTGGAGTTCATATGCAGCTCAACGAAATCATCATAATGCTCTAAAAATAAACGTAAAACATCGGGATCAAAATGTGCCGGCATAACCCGTCCATCCCCGTTTTTGATAATCTCGTAAGTTTTCTCATAGCTAAAAGCCTTCTTATATGGCCTTTCTGAAACCAGTGCGTCAAAGACATCTGCTATTGCAACAATTCTAGCTTCCAGAAAAATCTCTGACCCTTTCTTTCCTTTCGGATAGCCACTGCCATCCCACTTTTCATGGTGCTCAAGGGCAATATGGTGGGCCATTTCCAGACCGCCTAGTCCCTCAATCATATCGCCACCATATGTCGTATGTTTCATGATTTTGCTAAACTCTGTATCTGTTAATTTCCTAGGAAGTCTAACAATATCAGCAACATTTATCTTACCAATATCATGCAACTGCGCAAATTTTGAAATCTCTTCTACAAATCTTTCATCACAATCCAGAAGCTCAGATAAAAGTTTAGAATAATTATTAATTCTCATTATATGCATTCCCGTATCTTCATCCGCGGCCTTGGCTGCTCTCTTTAACGCCTCAGAAGTGCCATAAAGCAACTTTTTCAGAGTAGCACTTTCGGTGATGTCAGTTATACCAGCTTGGATAATGTGAGCTACATCAATATTTGCTGGGTCCCCGCAATCAACGATACGCGAATGATATTTGACTATTTTACCAGAAAGACAGCCTTCTACTAGTAACTTTCGTTCAGCAACCAAACGATCTATTAAGCGTTGAGCTTCTTTCGGGTCACCGCAAATTTCCGTTATTATCTCTAAAAAAGTAACCCCTCTCAAATCTCCGTAAAGCTCTATACTCGCTGAATTTGCATATGTAACAGGAGTTGAGCCAACACATACATCCTCTTGAAAATCAGCCGCAAGGGTTCCGAAAAGTGCGTAATCTGAATCGAATTTAGCCATCTATAAATTCCCTATAAAAGTAACCGAAAATACTACAAATATTAACTTAGCATACGCTCAATTTCTGCAAGCATTTCATCTGAATTAGGTAGCGGCTTCAAAAAAATGGTGTTTGACACTCGCACAGCATTCTCGAGCTCTACTGGTATTTTATACTCAGGAGAGCCTGTGTAAACAATGAATTTTAATTCCGGCCATAGCGTTATAGCCGCATCAATGAATTCGATTCCGTCTATTCCAGGAAGTCGCAAGTCAACGACAACTAGGTCAACTTGAACTGTGTTTAAAACTTTAAGCGCAGTTTCAGCACTTTCAGCCTGATAAATTCTCAGACCACTATCTTCTAAAGCCATTCCGATACTTTCGCGAACATATGTGTCGTCATCTAGAACCAATACAGTGTGCGACATTTCAACTCCCCTTTACAAAGGCGGGCATTTTAACATTAAACGAATCAACTCGCCTTCAACAGAATCAACTTCTAAACATCTTTTATGTTGAGTTACCACAACAAAAAAACGTCACTGCCCATATGTATAATTGTAAACAATTAATTATAAATTAAGCCAAGCAAAGTGAACGCTAACATTAAACGCTTAAGAACACTAAATGTAAGTTAGCTCTCATGACCATTTTTTTTACTGATCACATCAAAAAAGTCCCGCTCTCAATAAAGAAAACGGGACCTTAGCAAGCAAACTCATAACAAAAAGTCTTAAGCTAAATTGCAACCATAAACTATATAGCCTCTTCCTTAGCTGCAAAAAAATCATGCGCTTCAGCAAGATTAGGAACAATATTTAAAATCCTATCCATTTGCACGGCTTCAAAAGCGTTACGAATGTGATCGTTTCTGTTAACAAAAACAATATTTCCACCCCTGCGAAGTTCAGTCCTGTGCGCCTTCAAAAAAGCGCCAAGACAGGAAACATCTATAAAGAGGGCCTCATTAAGATCAACAATTATCTTACAGCCCCACTCCTCAGCTAATTCGTACAAACGCGGCTTCATGTGCTTTATGGTTTGGGTGTTGTAGACCCCTTGCAGAAAAAGGATAGTGTATTCATCTCTCACTTCTTCCGATAAATCAAAAGGCAAAGAAGTAGTGCGACCCTCCCCAGAGTCGAACCTCCGCCCCCCGTCAAAATCTTGACCAGGAAGATTGTCCAAAAAGACCCGATTCTTCAATAAGTTAATACTGTCTATTGTGTGCTTGTATGTCATAGAAGTAAGAATTGCATATTCGATGCCATTCCTTCCAGCATTCTAAAATCAAGCTCCTATAAAAATCCTTTACGCAGATGCAAAACCCTTCTTACTGCATAAAAAGCCATTCAAGCGGCTCAGCGAGGCCTTTTTCGACAAATTCTTCTTTCAAGACAACTCTACACTCTTCCGGGTGAAGCGGAGACCATTTAACGAACTCTTCAGGGCCGTTTGAATAAACAATAACGCGAGGCTTCCCCCAAATAGCTGCCATGTGAGCAGGAGAAGAATCGTTCCCCATGAACCAGCCAGCCTGTGAAATAACCTCCGA from Maridesulfovibrio frigidus DSM 17176 includes the following:
- a CDS encoding glycosyltransferase, with amino-acid sequence MTADFEYLPAGITSELNFLDLDEVCLHYVTHIRNFVLDEDLGAAYFNRFAADEGLNSNANGTKCFIHLINKLVKLAPFNPSILNIFNQLYPSPEVKAKSLLLTKEKLNTSLQAKVEHFVKRGKYAQAHAEVFLEFEKDKSSVIVADMLAELDIQAGIDIDQWVDTMSIHEIFEKDFACRLAVLYAKNGHAEKALQCWEKADDLGAAGSEVVYNFMASSSQKLGDSKRAIEFYGKSLELDPIQMPISLAKRELEKPFVVREDALAGTDVSICVYSYNKADLLDMTLKSVCESSIGECEIIVLLNGCSDGSLGVVKSAQKSYPQIAIELIDMPINMGAPAARNYLVNHVMTSRKSEYVAFLDDDVTLPANWLEALVTAIEEDSNIGAVGCKVVNPDASLQYLFRDVSIVKGGAFRLSLGIPFWSKDPGFYDVRRDVDTVMGCCHLMRRECFEKVPTFDICFSPSQLDDLAFHLDLRLAGYTVRYLGQLECVHHRSTGFQGVHKRVYGNSLGNDVKFYYRFLEHFDQLKSWQKKRNMSLFLK
- a CDS encoding STAS domain-containing protein, whose translation is MPFDLSEEVRDEYTILFLQGVYNTQTIKHMKPRLYELAEEWGCKIIVDLNEALFIDVSCLGAFLKAHRTELRRGGNIVFVNRNDHIRNAFEAVQMDRILNIVPNLAEAHDFFAAKEEAI
- a CDS encoding response regulator, encoding MSHTVLVLDDDTYVRESIGMALEDSGLRIYQAESAETALKVLNTVQVDLVVVDLRLPGIDGIEFIDAAITLWPELKFIVYTGSPEYKIPVELENAVRVSNTIFLKPLPNSDEMLAEIERMLS
- a CDS encoding HD-GYP domain-containing protein; amino-acid sequence: MAKFDSDYALFGTLAADFQEDVCVGSTPVTYANSASIELYGDLRGVTFLEIITEICGDPKEAQRLIDRLVAERKLLVEGCLSGKIVKYHSRIVDCGDPANIDVAHIIQAGITDITESATLKKLLYGTSEALKRAAKAADEDTGMHIMRINNYSKLLSELLDCDERFVEEISKFAQLHDIGKINVADIVRLPRKLTDTEFSKIMKHTTYGGDMIEGLGGLEMAHHIALEHHEKWDGSGYPKGKKGSEIFLEARIVAIADVFDALVSERPYKKAFSYEKTYEIIKNGDGRVMPAHFDPDVLRLFLEHYDDFVELHMNSKD